GCGGCCCTCGTGTCGGTGCCGCGTTCGGTCGATGAGCCGCTGGAGAGCCACCGGTCCACGGCGGCGGCCGCGGTCGCGATTCTTCAGGCCGCGGAGCGGGCGGGGGCGCGCCGCGTGGTGCTGGCGAGCTCGTCGGCCGTGTACGGAGACGACCCGGATCTGCCCAAGAGGGAAGATCAGGCGGCGCGGCCGGCCTCCCCCTACGCCGTGGCCAAACTGTGCGCCGAGCTCTATGCCCGCCATTGGGCGGCGTACCGCGGACTGGAGACGGTGTCCCTCCGGTTCTTCAACGTCTACGGGCCGAGGCAGGATCCCTCGTCTCCCTATGCCGCCGCGATCCCGATTTTCCTCAGCCGTCTCCGGACCGGACGGCCCGTGCCGATCCACGGAGACGGCCGGCAGACGCGCGACTTCACCTACGTGGGCGACGTCGTCTCGGGTCTCCTGGCGGCCGGCCGGGCGCCCGGCGTCTCCGGGAAGGTGTACAACCTCGCCAGCGGGCGCGCCACGTCCGTGCTGGATCTCGTGGGGCTCTTGGCGCGTCTCACGGGAACACGTCCCGAGCTCCGGTTCCTGCCCCCGCGGCCGGGCGACCTGCGGGAGTCGTGGGCGGACATCGGACGCGCCCGGCAGGACCTGGGCTACGCGCCGCGGACCTCGCTCGAGGAGGGTCTGGGCGCCACCCTCGAGTGGTTCGATCGGGACGTCGCCGCGAGACCGTCATGAATCCAGACCCGGAAACCCTTCGCCGGCTGCTCGATCTTCTCTTCGACGCCGGCGGGGACGGCGCGGCGGACCTGAGCGAGCGCGACCTGGAGCGCCCCGGGCCGGGCGACGCGGAAGCGTCCCTCCTGGACGCGGCCTTCGGCGAGCCGCCTCCGGGCGGCGATTCGCGGGCCGCGTGAGCCGTCCTCACGGCGCGGCGAGCTGCCGGCGGATTTCCTCGATGCGTCCGAGGATGAACTCTCTCTTGAGCCCGTCCACCTCCCACGTCCACTGCTGAGGACCCGACCAGAGACGATGCGGGTTCGGCGGCTCCACGGGCACGTGGTCGTCCAGCAGGTTCCGCAGGTGCTCGACCCGCCCGGCCATGATCTCGGGGGCGCTCGGACCCGCGATGAGCTCCGCCAGGATCCGCCGGAACCGCTCCAGATTCTCCGGGCGCTCCACGATGAGCCTCCGCGTGAGCACGCGGCGCTCGAAAGTGAACGTCACGGGTTCGTCGATGGGGCGCCAGTAACTCTCGCCCCGGTCCCAGGGAAGGAGGCGGAAGCGTCCGTTGCGGGGCGACTTATAAAGGTAGAAGTTCGAGGACCAGAGATTTCCCAGCGCGTCCGGTCCGCTGCGGTAGCCGTCGTCCTCCCCCGTGAGCACCTCGATGGCGATGAACTCGAGGAACGCCTCGACGTCGAAGAGGCGCGCGATTTCCTCGTAGGACCTGTGGTGAAGGGCGTCGAAGAGGTCGCGCACGTCCTCGGCGCCCGGGGGAAGCGCCTCGATCGAGGGCTCGAACATCCGGGGGACGTAAAGGGCCGGGTCCGGTCCGTGCCAGACGAAGTCTTCCCCGGTCGCCGTCTTCTTGTAGAGCTGGTTGACGCCCGGGCCGAAACGCGCCCGGACGAATTCGCGATTGATCCGCTCCGTGACGCCGTACAGGCCCTTGTACCCCCCGTTGACGGAAAGGCGGGCGTATCCCTCGCGCGGCGCCGGCAGCCCGCGGGCGCGGTGGATCGTGAAGACGAGCCACTGGCGCATCATCGCGGGGTCGTCGAGGAGCCAGTTGAGCTTCAGGCTCGGGAGGCCGTGAAACCGGCGGCCGGGGACGAACGCTTCGAAGTTCAGCAGGAGGGACGGTTTCGGATTGCCCGGGATGCGCGAGTTCTGGCCGCTGGGCTGGACGCCGACGTCGGGCCAGGTGTGGCCGCCCCAGCGAAGCGTGGCGCGCCGCCAGGTGTCCGTGTGGGGATCGGCCACCAGCGTGTCCCAGTCGGCCGGATCCATGAGGAGCTCGACCTCCGCGACGGCGTTGGCGTCGAAAGGGCCTCCCGAGGACTCCGCGACGGACGTCTCGGCGCTTCCTTCGCCGTCACTTCCGCAGGCGGCCAGGAGGAGGAACGGGGCCAGGAGCAGGTACCTCATCGAGGGTCTCCGTCAGGGCGTCGTTCTCGTCCCGCTCGCGGCGGCGGCGGTAGGCGCGATCCCGGAAAACGAGCAGGACGCTGATCGCGGCGACTCCGAGCGCCGCGTGGCCGATCACGCCGAGGGCGCACGCCATGCCCACGCCGATCGCCACGAAGAAGAGAACCGCGTCGCCGGGGTCTTTGATCGCCGTGCGGAAGCGGACGAAGGAGCCCAGCCCCACCACTCCGAAGGCGCGCGCCACCGAGTCTCCGATGAGCACCATCGCCAGGGTGGAGGCCAGCGTCATGAGAACAAGCGCGTAGGCGACGGGAAGCTTGGAGGGAAGCCCGCCGGCCAGCCGCGAGAGCGGCCGCCAGGCCAGGAGCGTTCCCAGGAGGAGCGCGAGGCCCATCCGGGCCAGAAGCGCGAGGGCGTCGAGCGTCGGGCCCGAGGCGGATCCGCCGTCGAAAAGCTCGTTCATGGCCGAATTCCCTCCGGTTCGGCGGCGCGCGCGCGCTTGAGGTAGAACTGAACCGCCTGGCGGACGACAAGCGGGCGTCCCTGTGCGCGGGAGAGAGCCTCCTCTGCGAGGCGTTCGGCTTCGGGGTGATGGCGGACTCCGGAAAGGCCCGCCAGGACCCCTTCCGGAGCGGCGGCCACGAGTTCGCCGCGGCGCCTCCAGGCTTCGGGCCGGTCGAGACCGGCGAGACCTTCGGCGACCTCGTCCGGGCAGATCGGTTGGAGGCGGTCCCGGAGCGCCTCGGCGGCCGGACCCGCGAGACCCTCGAAGGTTTCCAGGACGGCTTTCGGCGCCGCCCCGGCCAGGCTCTCTCTCAGGGTCCAGGCGCGCGGCTGGTCGAGCTTCCGGAGACTGCGCAGCACCGAAAGCGGAAACTCGCGACGCAGGCGGTCGCGAAGATGCCAGGAGGGGGGCGCGCCGAGGCCGGCCAGGCTCTCGGCGAGCGCTCCACCGGGCCCGTCCCGCAAGGCGCGGCACCGGAAGCCCCAGGAGCGTCCGTCTCCCAGCCCGGCCAGGCTCCGAAGTCCCTCGTCCGGAGCCCGATCCCACAGGCGCTCGCGGAGCGCATGGGCGTCCCGCGCGGAGAGGCCCGCGAGGCTGTGGAGCACCTGGTCGGGGGCGACCCCGGCCAGCGCCTCGCGCCACGCCCACGCCTCGAGGCCCGTCAAGCCGGCGAGTCCCCGGGCCACGTGGTACGGAGCTTGCCCGGCCGTGGCGCGGCGCAGCTCCCAGGCCGCGGGCGTATCCAGTCCCGAGGCGCTCCAGGCCGCCACGTCCGGGCAGCGGTCCGCTCCCCGCGCGCGCAGGACGTCGGCCCTCGGGTGGTCCAGCCCCGCCGCCAGCAGGAGAGCCGTCGCGGGATCGCGGTGGAACAGATTCTCCGTAAAGTCGAAGAAGCGGCGGATGCGTTCTTCCGGCGTTTCCCCGCCGGCCACGTGCCAGGGTTGCGGGGCCGGGGGGCGGGGCGGGGGCTCGAGGTCCACAAGATCGGCCACCAGGGCCAGCGCTTCCGTCTCCGCTTCCGCGGGCGTCCGGAACGAATTGTCCAGGGTGCGCCAGCGGGCGGGGTCCGACTCCGCCAGGGTCCGAAGGGCGGCGCGGAGCCGCGCGAGGAACGCCCGGCCCTGAAGCCCTTTTCGCCCCGGCGTTCCCAGCCGCCGGTCGCGGACTTTCCGGAGCCGCTTGCGGATCCGGGCCACGTCCGGGTCCACGTCCACCAGGATCACGCGATCCGGCCAGAGACCTCCGGCGGCCAGCGCCGCCGCGCGGCGAACCTCTTCCGCCGCCAGTCCGGGGCGCAGGCCTGCGGCGGCCACGTGCGCGTGAAGCGCCCGGTCCGTCACGACGATCTCTCCGCGCGCCAGCGCGGGGCGGATCTCCTCCTCCAGGAGCTGCGCCTCGCGGGCGGCGTTGAGGAGGAATTCGGTCGCCGGCGACAGAAGCGCGGACTCGCCGGCGCGGGTCAGATCCCGGATGCGGGCCACCAGCGGCGGGCGGAAGCCTCCGCCTTCCCGGGGATGGTGAACGGGACGGCCCCGCTCCCGGAGGGCCCGCGCGAGGCGGACCGAGACGGTGGTCTTGCCGCTTCCGTCGATTCCCTCAAAGTCGATCCACATGACCGGCCACCTTGCAGGACTCATCGAGCGCTCGAACGAGGGTGCGGAACTTCGAGTAATCCGTCGGGGCCAGACCGGCCAGGACGTCGGGCAGCCACTCCGGGACGGCGCCGCCGTGCTTGATCTCCAGGATCGCGGCGGTCTCACGCCGCAGGGGCGCCCCGAGCGTCGCGGGCGAGAGGGTCGCGCCGGGCTGGAGGAGCCGTTCGGATACGCGGTGATAAGTGACATTCCGGTCGAGCGTCATGCGGAAGGGCAGGTCGGTCACCCGATAGGCGTGGCGCGCGGTGGACACGGCGCCGAGCGCCACGAGGCGCCCGCCGGCGACTTCGCGGAGGCGGCGGAAGGCCTCGGCCGCCTCGCGGTCGCAGGGCCCGCAGGCGAGGGCGGGCACGTCGCGCAGATCGCCGCCCCGCAAGAGCGGACCCAGGGCTTCGCGGCCGATGCGGAAGCGGGCCTTGCGCGTCCAGGAACCCGACCGCGTCTTGATCTCGATCCAGAGGTTCGGGGATCCGTCCAGATACTCCCGCAGCCGGATCTTGGTGCAGTGGGCGGGGCTCTTGAGCGCGCCGGCGGAAAGCGCGCGGTCCAGACGGTCGAAGTACACCGTGGTGACGCCGTAGACCCGCGTCTCAAGAGAGGGCAGGCGGGCCAGGACGGTCTCGACGAGCCCCTGGGGGATCAGGTACTTGACCTCCACCCGCGCCCGCGTGATGTTCCTTTCCATGGAGACCCCTCTCAGAACCGGTAGGTGAATCCGAGCACGTACTCCTCGCGGTTCCAGGAAGTCTCCTCGTCCGTGGCCCCCGGGTCATGGGGGAGGGAGATGTCCACGCGCGTGAACCGGGCCTCGGCTTCGAGCGTGACCGCCGAGGAGACGCGCCAGCGCGCCCCGAGCGAGGCGCGGCGGCGGTCGTCCTCCCGGTCCGCGTGACCCGGATCCACCGCGGGGCGGTTGTCCGTGGTGTATCGCCGGTCCGCGAAGCGGTAGCTCGCCTTAAGTTCGACCCCGCGCAGGGGACGCACCGCGACGCCGGGCTCCAGGGCGTGTTCCTGATAGGACACGTCCGGCTGGAACGAGCGCGCGAACGAATCGTTGAGCACGAACTCGTATTCGAGGAGAAGCTCCACGTCGCGGAGGACGTCGACGCCGGCGCGCGCTCCGAGGCCGTAGAAGATCGAATCGCGATGGTTGAACGGCGCGTCGTAGTCGCGGAACTCCAGGCAGGCCTTCGGGCGCACCGTGACCGCCTGCCAGGGCCGCGTTCGGACTTCGGCCTCGAAGAGGTGGTCGCGGTAGAAGGCCGACTCGAACTCGCCCGTGTCGAGGTTGCGGTACTCCCGGCGGTAGACGTCCGGCATGAAGGTGTAGGAAATCTCCGCGGGCGCCCGGCGAAGAAAGAGGGTCAATTCCTCATAATTGGCGATCGAATTGGCCTGGTACAGGTGCGCCCGGGCGCGCAGGCCCGCCGTGGCCGGAGCGTCCAGGAGGGAAAACTCCATGGAGCCTTCGGCCCAGGGGGACACGATGAAGTCGTCCGGCTGCTCGATGCGGAACTTGTCGGGCCGGGTGCCGTCTTCAAGGCGTTCGACGTCGCGGTCGTCCAGCCGCAGGATGTTGCTGTTGTAGGTCAGGTCGATGCCGGCCCGGCCCCCGAAGACGGGTTCCGCGGGCGGCCGGGGACGGGCCGCTCGATCCTGTCCCGGAGGAAGCGGCGCGGGCGGCTCTTCCTGGCCCTGGGCCGCCCTCGGCGCGCCCTGCGACAGCGCGAGCACCAGCGCCATCAGCGTCTCCATCGCGTTTCCTCCTGCGGCTCCGATTTCCCTGAAGCGGAGCCGCGGAGATCGTGACGCGGCACCGCGGGGGCCGCCCCCGCCCGCCGTAACATCCCCCCCGGGGGCGCATCGACAGTTCGAATGCGGCCCCCCCCGCTGGGCGGGCCGCGACGCCGATCATGAGGCCCCTGGCGTTCGTCCTGGTCTTGCTCCTGGCCGCGTTCGTTCTTCTTCCGTCGGAGACGGACGTGTTCGGCGCCCTGCGGCGGTCCGCGCCGCGCCCCGAGATGGAACCCTATTTCCTCGAGCGGCTGGCCCGCGATCCGGGTTCCCTGGACGTCCTGCGCGAACTGGTCCGCATCGCGCGCGCGCGGGGCGACCTGGAGACGGAGCGGGAACGCCGCCTTCTCCTGCGCCGGCGCGACCCGGGCGACGTGGAGAACCTCGAGGAACTCCTCCGCGTGCTCGGCTGGACGGGCCGGTCGGAAGAGGCGTTCTCCCTGGCGCGGGAGCTGGCGGACCGTTTTCCGGAGCGGCGGGACCTGCAGGAGCGCGTGCTGGATCTGGCGATGGTCGCGGCGCGGCCGGCCGAAGCGGCGTCTCACGCCCGCCGGCTTCTGCAGCGCGGCGTGCGTCATGCCGCCATGGGACGCGTCTTCGCCGCCGCGCGGGACGTGGCCGGCCTCCGGGCCTCGATCGCCCCGCCCCGCGCGCGCGCCGAGGCGCTGACGGCCCTGGGCGCCCAGGCGGAAGCCATCGTGGCCTGGCGCGAGCACCTGGCCCAGGCGCCCGGCGACGCGGACGCCCGGAGGAGTCTGGCGCGGCTCTACCTCTGGAACGGCCGCCCGATGGACGCGGCGGCGGAACTCGAGGCGTGCCTGGCCCTGGAGGGCGATCCCGCCGTGCGCGAGGAGCTCGTGGGCCTCTATCGCTCTCTGAACCGGATCGATCTTCTTCTGCCCCACCTGCCGGCCGGGAGCCTGGAGCGCGCCGACGTGCTGGCGGCGCTCGGACGGGTCGAAGAGGCGTGGCGGATCTACTTTCGGCAGGGGCGGCTCGACCGCCTGTTGGAACTCTCGCGCGGGATGCCCTTCGAGGAGGAGGAGCTGGCGATCCGGCGGCTCCTGCCGCCCACGCGGGAGAACCGGCGACGGCAGGCGGATCTCTACGCTTGGCGGAAGGACTTCGCCCGGGCGCTCGAACTGTACGAAAGTCTCGACGACCCCCGGGCCGTGGAGATGCACCTGGCGCTGGGGGATTTCGAGGGCGCTCTGGCCGCGGCCCGGCGTCTGGGGTTGCACGCGCGCGCAGGAGATCTCCTTCAGACGGCCGGGGATCTCGAAGGCGCCATCGCGGAATACGAGCGCGTGCCGGGCGCGCGCGCGGAGCTCGCCCGCCTCTACCTTCAGGTCGGCCGCCGCGCCGACGCGGCGCGGGTTCTCGATGCGCTTGCCCGGGAAGGCGGGACCGATCCGCACCTTCGGGCGGAGCTTTACCTCTACGCGGGGCGGATCGACCGGGCCGTGGCGACGCTCCGCCGGCTTTCGCCGGAAGAGTTCGAGGCGTGGCGCGTGGAACGCCTGGCGCGCGGGGCGCCGCCCCGGACGGCCGAGCCCCTCTGGCGCCTGCTTCTCGATCGGGATCCGGAGAACGAAGAATATCTCCTGGCCCTGTCGGAAATCCTCCAGGCTCTCGGCAGGCTCGACGAGGCGGCCGGAATCCTCGCCCGGCTTCTCGAGCGCCGGCCGGACGACGCGCTTCTGCTCGGAGCGCTCGGCCTGCTTCGGTCCGACCGGGCGCTCCTGGAGCGCGCGCGGGCGAGGGGATCGCGGGACCCGCGGGTGTACAAGCGCCTCGCGGAGATCGCGCGGGCCGAATACCGACGCGCCGACGC
This region of Planctomycetota bacterium genomic DNA includes:
- a CDS encoding NAD-dependent epimerase/dehydratase family protein; translated protein: MAALEIDVVTGGAGFIGSHLVRALLAEGRRVRVVDDFSSGRRENVPGGVELLEGDAEALAERAARGAAVIYHLAALVSVPRSVDEPLESHRSTAAAAVAILQAAERAGARRVVLASSSAVYGDDPDLPKREDQAARPASPYAVAKLCAELYARHWAAYRGLETVSLRFFNVYGPRQDPSSPYAAAIPIFLSRLRTGRPVPIHGDGRQTRDFTYVGDVVSGLLAAGRAPGVSGKVYNLASGRATSVLDLVGLLARLTGTRPELRFLPPRPGDLRESWADIGRARQDLGYAPRTSLEEGLGATLEWFDRDVAARPS
- a CDS encoding CotH kinase family protein; translated protein: MRYLLLAPFLLLAACGSDGEGSAETSVAESSGGPFDANAVAEVELLMDPADWDTLVADPHTDTWRRATLRWGGHTWPDVGVQPSGQNSRIPGNPKPSLLLNFEAFVPGRRFHGLPSLKLNWLLDDPAMMRQWLVFTIHRARGLPAPREGYARLSVNGGYKGLYGVTERINREFVRARFGPGVNQLYKKTATGEDFVWHGPDPALYVPRMFEPSIEALPPGAEDVRDLFDALHHRSYEEIARLFDVEAFLEFIAIEVLTGEDDGYRSGPDALGNLWSSNFYLYKSPRNGRFRLLPWDRGESYWRPIDEPVTFTFERRVLTRRLIVERPENLERFRRILAELIAGPSAPEIMAGRVEHLRNLLDDHVPVEPPNPHRLWSGPQQWTWEVDGLKREFILGRIEEIRRQLAAP
- a CDS encoding DUF4956 domain-containing protein — its product is MNELFDGGSASGPTLDALALLARMGLALLLGTLLAWRPLSRLAGGLPSKLPVAYALVLMTLASTLAMVLIGDSVARAFGVVGLGSFVRFRTAIKDPGDAVLFFVAIGVGMACALGVIGHAALGVAAISVLLVFRDRAYRRRRERDENDALTETLDEVPAPGPVPPPGRLRK
- a CDS encoding dTMP kinase codes for the protein MWIDFEGIDGSGKTTVSVRLARALRERGRPVHHPREGGGFRPPLVARIRDLTRAGESALLSPATEFLLNAAREAQLLEEEIRPALARGEIVVTDRALHAHVAAAGLRPGLAAEEVRRAAALAAGGLWPDRVILVDVDPDVARIRKRLRKVRDRRLGTPGRKGLQGRAFLARLRAALRTLAESDPARWRTLDNSFRTPAEAETEALALVADLVDLEPPPRPPAPQPWHVAGGETPEERIRRFFDFTENLFHRDPATALLLAAGLDHPRADVLRARGADRCPDVAAWSASGLDTPAAWELRRATAGQAPYHVARGLAGLTGLEAWAWREALAGVAPDQVLHSLAGLSARDAHALRERLWDRAPDEGLRSLAGLGDGRSWGFRCRALRDGPGGALAESLAGLGAPPSWHLRDRLRREFPLSVLRSLRKLDQPRAWTLRESLAGAAPKAVLETFEGLAGPAAEALRDRLQPICPDEVAEGLAGLDRPEAWRRRGELVAAAPEGVLAGLSGVRHHPEAERLAEEALSRAQGRPLVVRQAVQFYLKRARAAEPEGIRP
- a CDS encoding VTC domain-containing protein, with the protein product MERNITRARVEVKYLIPQGLVETVLARLPSLETRVYGVTTVYFDRLDRALSAGALKSPAHCTKIRLREYLDGSPNLWIEIKTRSGSWTRKARFRIGREALGPLLRGGDLRDVPALACGPCDREAAEAFRRLREVAGGRLVALGAVSTARHAYRVTDLPFRMTLDRNVTYHRVSERLLQPGATLSPATLGAPLRRETAAILEIKHGGAVPEWLPDVLAGLAPTDYSKFRTLVRALDESCKVAGHVDRL
- a CDS encoding tetratricopeptide repeat protein, producing the protein MRPLAFVLVLLLAAFVLLPSETDVFGALRRSAPRPEMEPYFLERLARDPGSLDVLRELVRIARARGDLETERERRLLLRRRDPGDVENLEELLRVLGWTGRSEEAFSLARELADRFPERRDLQERVLDLAMVAARPAEAASHARRLLQRGVRHAAMGRVFAAARDVAGLRASIAPPRARAEALTALGAQAEAIVAWREHLAQAPGDADARRSLARLYLWNGRPMDAAAELEACLALEGDPAVREELVGLYRSLNRIDLLLPHLPAGSLERADVLAALGRVEEAWRIYFRQGRLDRLLELSRGMPFEEEELAIRRLLPPTRENRRRQADLYAWRKDFARALELYESLDDPRAVEMHLALGDFEGALAAARRLGLHARAGDLLQTAGDLEGAIAEYERVPGARAELARLYLQVGRRADAARVLDALAREGGTDPHLRAELYLYAGRIDRAVATLRRLSPEEFEAWRVERLARGAPPRTAEPLWRLLLDRDPENEEYLLALSEILQALGRLDEAAGILARLLERRPDDALLLGALGLLRSDRALLERARARGSRDPRVYKRLAEIARAEYRRADAAEHYREYHRLRDDDPQSHFALGELTGDPAEFRRAWELLPPGERRLRARLLARWGRASEAEALFRAAGDVEGLVDFLLGQGRLDEARRFPMTPRQRADLALREGRRREAVELLRALDLRDPDVRSALGEALFALGRWREAEEVADPELRRRIRARYGPESVAEARWLGMTDERHRLLSARAR